CCCTGCATCAATAACAACAATGAAAAAGCGACAAGTTAGTGTTATGGTAAAATATTTTCCCGGTTAAGTGAAATAACTTATCCTGGATTCGGCTGCTGGTTGAAGCCAAACCAGAAGCTAAGCCAAAAACTAAGGCATAAGTCCGGCCATAACTCATCTGTCTATTTCTTTTACATCTAAGTGTCAATTTATTTTACAAATCCATGACATTTTTTATCGGGTTTATACGAATAACCGGCTAAGGGACGGTAAAGATTTATGTTTCCAATTTTGGTCTATTTTTTGTATAATCCGGTTTATGTGTATGCATTAGTGCGTCCGGCATATTTTGCCGTCATTTATCAGACAAATTTACATGCGTAACTAGCCGTAATTGCGCCAAAGAAAAGTGCAGTAGTATAGGAAGGGTGGACAATGAAAAACATAACAAAATGGATAACCGCGTTATCCTTGACATTTAGCAGCGTTATCGCCGTTGCCGCGGATATTCCGGCAACCAGCATAATGGATAATTATGTCGGCGCCGGTTACGGCAATGACGTCTACGGTTCCCAATCCCAGTTTGATATTGACCAGATGGTGGTCAGCCGTACCGGTACTACCATGAGCGTCGGCATCTATACCGCCTTCTCAGCTAATCACAATTACCTGATGGGGGATCTCTTTATGTCGGCAGACCCGACAGATCCCGATGCCAACCCCTGGAATCCCGCGCCGAACGACAGGTATTCCGACAGCCACACCAGCAATACCGGCACCGACTGGAATTATGCCTATACCATTTACGATTACAAAAAGAACAGAAACCAACACTGGAGCCACCGCGACAATACCGATGGTTACGGCCGCTTAGTCTCGGGATTTGATCAAAGTGACCTCACCACTTCAAGCGAAAATCACAACAGTGCCAGACACGATCAGACGGTTTCGCTAAACAGTGCCACCCGTTCAGGTAATGCCTATGACAATATTCATAGTAACTGGAGTTACTGGAACACCACGGAAAACGTCTACAGCATGAACGGCATCAGTTATAACCTGATCAGTTTTGAATTTGATGTCGCCGGTACTGCGCTGGCAACCGCTAACCAAATCGCTTTTCGCTGGGCCATGTCATGCGCCAACGATATTATTGAAGGTTTAGTGTCCATCAGCGGTGACACTCCGGTTGATGTGCCTGAGCCGGAAACCCTGTTACTGCTGCTGTTAGGCCTGGCCGGTATCGCGGCCCGCCGCAAGGCATCCGCCGGTACAGCGCAGCCGCTAGCCAGATAAATACCTGCCGGGCAACCGGCAAACACCTCCCCTTCCTTCATTTCAGGGAGATACCTTTTCAGGTATCTCCCTGAATTTTTTCCAGCGCCAGAATTCCGGATATAGCACAATCCCTGCCAGGGACAAAAGCTGTTCAACTGAATGCAGTCAATTTATCCTGGAAGGGTGATGATTTCTAAGGGGGTTCGCCTGCATCATGGCAGAAAAATCAAGACAGGGAATGAATCTGTAGTTATCAGTGAAGAAAGTAAAAGTGCACCGGCAGCAGGAGGAAGAAAGACGGTACGGATAGGCCCGTACCGTCAGCAGACTCGAAGATTAGTCTTTCAGGGCCTGTTCCATGGCTTTGTTCGCCACTTCTTCCAGCCAGTTTAAATCCATATCTTTATGGGCTTCACAGATAAACCAGGGCTCGCGGGAGTCCGGCTCCAGCATAACGCCGTTGGCAATCAGGTTAAAGGCAAACCTGGTGTAAAGCTCGCTGTCGGTTTTCTTCCAGTCGCGGTAGTTTTGCGGCACTTCATTGCCAAAATGCACGCCAAACATAGAGTCAGGTCCGGCAAACCTGTGTTCTATACCAAACTTGTCAAAGACGCGGGACAGTACCTGCTGGATATCGGCTCCCACTTTGTTGATGGTGGCCAGGGCATCGGTTTCCTTTAACACCGTCAGGGTCGCCTTGGCGGCACTTAAGGCGATCATATTGGCGGTATAGGTGCCGCCGTGGGTAACCCCGCCTTTATCAAAGCTGATCTTATCCATCACATCGCCGCGGCCGCCAAAGGCCGCCACCGGGTAACCGTTACCCATGGCCTTGGCATACGTGGTTAAGTCCGCCTTGATGCCGTAAAGCTCCTGTACCCCGCCTTTGGCAACGCGGAACCCGGTTTTGACTTCATCCATGATCAACATGGCGCCGTGCTGATCGCAAATATCACGCAATTTTTGCATATATTCCTGGGTGGCGGCTATGCTGCCGCAGTTACCCATAATAGGCTCTATCACTATCGCGGCAATATCATCGCCAAGACGGGCAAAAACATCGTCGATGGCGGCAAAGTCATTTAACGGCACGCTTTCCTGGTGCTCGCGGGTGCTTTCAGGGATACCGGCGCCAAAAGGAATGATCTCAGGCTTTTCCTGGGTATTGCTGTCCCAGTTATCAACATCGGATTTCCACATCATTTCGTCATATAGACCGTGGAAACCGCCTTCAACCACTACCACTTTATTGCGGCCGGTAAAACCGCGGGCGGTACGGACCGCGCCGATTACGGCTTCGGTGCCTGAATTGGCAAAGCGCATTTTTTCGATGTTCGGGCACAAACTTTTGATCAGGCTGACCACTTCACTGTCAAGATCCGTGGAAAACCCGGAAATCGTGCCGCGCTCGCTAATGCAGCGGATCACCTGCTCATCAACACGGTTGTCGCGGTACCCGAGAATGATAGGACCGTAAGCCAGGCGAAAATCGACAAATACCTGATCATCGCTGTCGGAGATCTGACAGCCCTTCATACTTTTAACAAAAACAGTATTGTCTTCACCCCAATAGCGGTAACTGTCGGCGACCCCCAAAGGCATATGCGTGTGAGCCTTCTCCAACAAAGAAGTGCTTGCTGGCTTTTTGATATTGGTCATGATGAGTTCCTTAGTCCGCCTGACACTGACAGGCAAAATCAATAAACATTTAACGGATAAACATATCGGCGCTGCTATACAACCCCCGAAAATTTAGAGGGCAGGATAATACAGGACTCAGCTGGATTTTTCCACGTAAACGAGGTGATAAAACAGGCTCAGACAGCAATTTATTGGTTTGTCGCCAATAATTTTATTCCTGTACCAATAGTGAAAACACTGTGCCCTGCCACCGACCAAGCAGGCAAGGGAAAAGAAACATACATACCGGGAGAACAAGCAGCCGGGATATCTTCACTCCGCCGGAAAATACCAATTTTTAATCAGATTCCCTACTTGCTGTTAACCGGTTGTTATTATAGATTAACGACCACGGAAAACGTGCAAAGACGTGTTAACCGTCAATATACTAAATAAAAACAAATAAAATATTATAAGAAAAACAGGACACCTTTTTTGCAATTATCAACAAAGCAACAACTCTTATCCTTAGTACTTTTAGCGACTTTCATTCCCTACGCTTTGCTTGAGCGCTGGTTGTCGTTTTCCCAGCAGCAACTTTCCGACCTGGCCCTGTTGATATTGCAATTTACCAGCATAGGCTTTTTACTGCTTTGCTCTAAAAGAACCAGCTCACGCTCGCTGAAACTTTTCTGGCAATACCTGATTTTCGCCATAGTTTTTATCTTGTGCGCCTATTTGTTGCCGGAGAATATCAATTATCTCGCCCAGCTGCTTTCCAAGGATTTCTTATCCCTGTTCATCTACTTTTTCATTTTGCTGGCGATAGAAACCAATCCTCATTTGGGCGATGCGCCGCCAAGTAAATATATCAGCGGCCGCGTACCGGCGATTATCTTTACCGTACTCTGTTACGGCTACCTTATCTTATTGCCGGCAGAATTTTCCGACCAGGTATACCAACAGCTCAAGCCTTCATACCTGTTCCATATCCTGATCACAGGCTTGATTGCCGTACGCCTTTTCATTTGCCTGATCAGCTGCCAGGACTACTTCTGGCGCCGGACCTTTTTCCTGTTAACCCTGGCGGCGCTGGTGGTTATGGTCGCAAAAATCATGCTCTTTGCTGCCATTAACGGCAATGTCTTTATCAGCAAAAGTTACCTGACCACCCTGATACAGTTGCTGCCCTATTGCCTGATCATTTTTGCCGCCTATGTCACCCTGAACCACCCGGGCCACCCGGCGGTTATCAAGCGGGAAAGCAATCCGGAAATTTATACCCTGCTGTTAATGCTGGTGATGATAGCCCTGCACCTGGCCGGCCATGAGCTGGAATACTTTTATGCCCTGAAAACCCCGCTCCAGGCTGTGGTGGTTGCCCTGTGGCTGATTATAGGCTCCTGCCTGCTTTATATCATTTATCGCCAGCGCCGGCATATAGCTGCCCAGCAGACCCTGAATATTCTGGAGCAGAAGGAAGAAATCAAGGAGCTGACCTCCGCCAACCACAAGATCACGGACGCCTTTCTCAACAGCGAAGACAAGGCCATAGTCAGGGCTTCCAATAATGCCATACTCACCACTTCCGTCCAGGGAGAAATCTTGTCGGCAAACCCGGCGGCGGTGCAAATGTTTCAAAGCCTGGAACAGGATTTAAAAGGCACCAATGTCAGCGCCTTATTCTCAGACAAGGATGAAATGTATTATTTCTTTGATTTCCAAAGTAATGTCTACTCGCTGCAACGTAAAGAGCTAGGCATATCTGTGGAGTGCAACGCGGTGCGCTCCGACGGCACTGAGTTCCCTACCCAGGCAGAACTGCAATGGGCCGTGCGCGAAGCCCAGCCGCTGATAGTGATCACTTTTATCAACCTGACGGCGCGCAAACTCGCCGAGAAGCAGGCGCTGGAATTAAAAGATAAATTTATTGCCAACATCTCCCATGAGTTCAGAACGCCGTTAACCATAATCAACGGCATTATCGACCGCTATATCCAAAAAAGCAGCAATGAAGAAGAAAGCGATGATCTGAGTACCGCAAAAAGGAACGGTTTACGTTTGGTGCGCATGGTGGAACAGTTGCTGGAACTGTCGAGGTTAAGCGACAATCCGAAATTATCCCTGGATACCTACCGGCTGCAGACCCTGATGGCCATGCCCCTGGACTCTTTCTGCCGGCTGTCGTCCCAGAGCAAACTGGAATTTTCCAGCCAGATCCCGGAAGATCTCTGGATTGAATGCGATGCCCAGGCGTTTGAAAAAATCATCTTCAACCTGCTCGCCAATGCCGTCAAATATACCCCGGCAGGCGGCTTTATCAAGGTCAATGCCTATACCGAGCAGGACACTATTATTCTCGATGTCATAGATTCCGGCATAGGCATCAACAAACAGTCGCAGGGCAAAATTTTCGAGCGCTTCCAGCGGGCCGACGATGTCCTTAACCAGGGGACCTTTGGCGTGGGCATCGGCCTGTCTCTGGTCAATGAACTGGTGAAAACCCATAACTGGCGCATCAACCTGGTCAGCGAGCAAGGACAGGGCAGTAAGTTCAGCCTGTCTATTCCCATGGCCAGCCCCAGGTTGCAGGAAAAACAGCTGCCTATCAGCCTATCGGAAAACGAAGTGTCTTCCCTGCTGGAGGAGCAGCGTACGGTCTCAAGCACCCAGGCCGAGCATTCCCATCAGGTGGTGCTGGTGATCGAAGACAACATAGATATGCAAAGCCATATCAAGCAGGTGATAGAACAAAGGCACCACTGCATCCTGGCCGGCAGCGGCGAACTGGGGCTGCAGCTGGCCAATGAATACCTGCCGGATCTGATCGTCTGTGATTTGATGCTTACCGGCATCGACGGTTTTGAGGTGCTGCAGCAGATCAAACAAAACGAAATGACCGCCCATATCCCGGTTATTTTATTAACGGCGCGCTCGGATCTGGAAAGCCGCTTGCAGGGACTGAATTTAAATGCCGACGAATACCTGAGCAAACCTTTCAACCATAATGAGTTGCTGACCCGGATCCAGAACCTGATTGAAAACCGGCAGAAACTGCAGCAAACCTATCTTAATAAGTTCCGGGACAACCAGAAGCAGGAGCGCAGGATCACTTCACAGGAAAACGTCTCCAAACTGGCGGAAGATACCAGTGAAAGCGTTAACCAGGATGAGAAATTCCTCAGCAAACTCGAAGCCATGGTGGCGAAACATTATTCCGACCCTTCGCTGGATATCAGCGCCCTGTCAAAAGAGCTGGCCATGAGCGAGCGCCAGCTGCAAAGAAGGATCAAGGTACTGCTGGGGACTACTCCGAATAACTTTATCAAGGAGTTCAGGCTGAAAAAGGCGCAAGAACTGCTTAAAAGCGGCACCCAAATCGGGCGTATCGCCCTGGATGTCGGTTTTTCTTCGCAAACCTATTTCGGACGCTGTTTTAAAGAAATGTTCCAGTGCACCCCAAAACAATACCAGCAACAGGTACAGACGGAAGAAGAGTAGCCAAAGAGGCGTTACGGTTTGTTGGCTATTGCCATATTGCAGCAATAGCTTATCTGCTGCCTGATTTCGCCAGCCTTAACGTCCGGCGCTTGTATCGGCCTTAAGAAGTTAACCGGGAAAACCTGGCCGGGAAATGGCTCTGTCCCGGCCTTTCCAACTATGTAACTTGCCTTAGCCGGCATATGCTGCCAGGTTTTCACCTGCAGCATATGCCGGCAGTCTAGCCCTGCTGGGTCCTGATAAGTTTGCTGATATCGTCCAGTGCATCCACCTGCAGCATCTCTAAATAATTAAAAGGCTGAATCTTAGGCGCATATAACCCCAACCACTGGATATGCTCATTTTTGCCAACCATCTTCAGGCCGTGCTCGGTCAGGACACTCACCTGGTCCCAGCTTAACTCCATCGGCTGCTCAAAATTGAACGGGTAGAAAGAGTAAGCCATATCCACCCGGGTCAGGCCCCCTAAGGTATGTTCGAGCCTGTTACTGAGACGGATGGCAAGTTCGCGGGCATTTTCCTCTTTTTCATAGCCTATCACTGCAAAGGTATCTTCAGACCAGCGGATCACCAGGTCGTCCTGGTTACGGCTATATAAAAGCAAATCCGTCAGGTTTAACAGCTGGCTGTTATTCACCTGGCTGGCATCGCGCAGCTTAACCATAAAGATATACAGGCGCGGCAGAATACTGCGCTGGACCGGCAGGATATTCTGGTGGATTTGCGACATCAGCTGGCTGGCCTGCTCGATATAGATATCCAGGTAGCGGCGACTTTTGACCCCGGTTAATTTGTCTATAGTGGCGGCATTTTCCAGCTGCTTGTTCGCCTGTTCAAGCTCAATATTTTTTAACTGGAATTCCTGGGTCTTGTCTTTGACCTGCTGCTTGAGGAAAATTCGCTGTTGCTGCTCCAGCAGTAACTTACGGTGTAAAAAGCGGGAATAGGCTAAAATGCCGGCGGCAATCACGATAATATATAACAGATAAGCCCACCAGGTGAACCAGGGAGCCGATTTGACCGTAATGGACAAGGTCAGCGGATCGCTCCAGACCTCATCATTGTTTCCGGCAATCACCTGGAGCTGGTAGCTGCCGGCCGGCAGGTTAGTATAAGTCGCCCTCCTGAGTTTACCGACATCGACCCATTCCTGATCAAAACCCAGCAGGCGGTATTTATAGCGGGTGGAGTCGGGATCTGAATAATTAAGGCCGACATACTCAAAGGAGATCAGGTGATCATTATGGTCAAAAACCAGGGAATTCAGCTCGGACAGGGGTGAGTCAAATTTCATGGTCTCATTGAGTTTAAGGATATTGGTTAACCTGACCTCAGGCGCCGGCTGATCTTGACTGACCTCATAGGGATTAACACTGGTAAAGCCTTTGGCACTGCCGAAATACAGGGTGTTGTCATAAGCGGTAAAGACCGAGCCGTTAACATATTCCAGTCCCCGCAAACCATGGCTGGTATCGAAATGTTTGAAACTGTTCAGCTCCAGAGAGTAACGGGAAAGACCCTTATTCGAACTGAACCAGATATTGCCGAAGGTATCTTCGGCGATGCCGTAGGCACTCTGGCTTTTCATGCCGTTTTTAACATTAAAGTGTTCAAACACATAATGCTCCCTGAGCAGGTTATTATGCGTCAGCAAATCAAGCCCGCGTGTCGTACCCACCCAGATGTTTCCCTGGCTGTCCTGGAACATGGTCAGGGCGATTTCACTGTTCAGGCTGGTGCTGTCTTGTTGATCATGGTTAAGGTGTAAAAAACGTTCGCTTTTCGGATCAAAACGGTTAATACCGCCGCCATAGGTTGCAAACCACAAATGCCCCTGGCTGTCTTCGATTATCTGTAATACGTTGTTGCTGTTCGGCCCTTTATCCGATACCGGAGACTGCATTTCAAAGCGGGTAAAGGTACCGTCTTTGTTTAGCCGGTTGATGCCTTTATGATAGGTGGATATCCAAAGCTCCCCGCGGCTGTCCCTGAAAATATCGGTCACACTGTTGGCAGACAAGCTGGACTCATTCAGGTGTTCATATTTGTAATTTTTAATCTCTCCCGTCGCCAGTTCCACCCGGAATAAGCCCGCCGCCCGCGTGCCGACCCAAAGAGTATTTTCTTCCGCATACAGGGTCATGATCCTCAGGCCTTTAAAGGCTTTATTAAAGGCAAAGGGAGTAATCTTATCTTCTTCGAGGGAAAGCTGGTAAATGCCGCCGCCATAGTTACTGATAAAAACCTCTCCAGGCTTGAGCTGGGCAAAGCCGGTGATCAGATCGTATTTCAGCGCGGGATATTTCTGGGCATCATACTGGTTGAAAGTGGTCATGTTGGGATCCCAGCGATTTACCCCGTAAAAAGTCCCGATCCACATCATCTGGTTCTTATCTTCAAAAAACGTTAAAACAAAGTCATTGGCCAGGCTATAGGAGTTGGTGGGGGAATGGTTATAACGTTTAAAGTGATTCAGAGCGGGATCATAAATCAACATGCCTTTATCGGTTGCTATCCAGATATTGCCACGGCTATCCTGATACATGGCCTCGATATTATTACTGGACAGCGAGTGGTAATCGCTTTCATCAAACAGATAATAATCAAAGCTTGCCCGCTTCCTGTCGTACTTGATCAAACCGCCGTCTACCGTGCCTATCCAGATGATGCCGGTATCATCCTTTATCAGGGCTTTGATACGTTTACTGGCGGGATATTCGCTGCCGTCTTTGACAACAGGCATGGTTTTAATAAAGTTCCCCTGCAAATCAAACACGGAAATACCGCCGCCATTGGTCCCCACCCAGACTTCCTGCCCGGATACCTGTAAAATGGTTTCCACGCTGTTGTGGGGCAGACTCTTATCTGTGCCACTGTCGTTGACGATTTGTTTGATTGTCCACTGGCTTTGCCGGCGAAAAATAATATTTAACCCATATTCGGTACCGACCCAGATATTGCCGGCACTGTCTTCCATCAGCACATTGACATTGTTATCCGTTAACCTGAGCTCAGGACTTTTGGCGGTAAAATTAATAAAATCCTGGCTGGCCTCCCGGTACAGGCTGACACCGCCGCTACGGGTTGCCACCCACAACTGCTCATCCTTATCCATCAGCAGGCCGCTGATGATATCACCGGCTAAAGAATTCTTGTCTGAGGCATCATGGTGAAAACTGATAAACTGGTAACCGTCATAACGGTACAGGCCTTCCTGCATGCCAAACCACATAAAGCCGTGCTTGTCCTGGGCAATGGCTTTAACATAGTGGTAGGACAAGGGGTTGTTCGCCGGAAACGCCTTCAAAGAATCGATTTCCTGCGCCATCAGCCTGGCCGGTATTAACAGGCATAAAAGAAATAAGATAAGATATTTTTTCACTGGAATATTAATCTGTTACAGAAGTTGATAGATAATAAATTGAATAAGGGCAGAAATAAAGAAGTTAAATTATGCTTCACCGGCACATGCCGCCTCACTTCAGGGGCCCGGTTTATCATGATACTTTTCCTTGTGCACACTCCACAAAGCGGAGTAATTCCGCAATTAAATCGCCTGAAATATAAAACTAACCATACCTCCTGTATATCTAAACTTCCCGGCTTCCATGCTTTTGCGCCATTGCTTACAGGAAGTAAGTACTCAGGTTTTGCCGGGAACAAAAAACCTGACTATACGTCCTGTATATCGACGCTCCCGGCTTCCATGCTTTTGCGTCAGACTATACGTCCTGTATATAACAAAGCCACTTAAAAAGTGGCTTTGTTTCGATAAATGACAACAGGCTGTTATTGTTGTTCAACCCAGTTATTCACACTGATGGTCTCACTGGCATCAAAGTCTAAACTGGTTTTCCAGATAACGATATCGGTTTCAACAGATGTTTTCCAGATAACGATATCGGTTTCAAAAAAGCTTTGTAGCGGCGACTTATCCTGCACCGGCATATTTATGCCCAGCATGGAGTAATTATTATCCGCCATTTCCACCAAAGATGTCTTCCAGATCACAATATCGGTTGCCACATCACCCTGCCAGTTCACCTGTTTATCGGCAATCACGGCTTCATCGGTAAACTGGGCATAATCATTGGCCTGGCCTTCGATGGTGAAGTTTTTATCCGCATCAACGCTGGCCGGTCCCTGATAATGTTGCATACCGGCGGCATCCAGTGCAACATCCATCCCCTGGTTGGCGCAACCGCTGGCGGTACTGTTCACGGCATCCAGGGCCTGGATTAAACCGGCGCCCTGCTGGAAAACACTATAGGCCAAACTGCCGTCACTGTTAACGGCGGCCTGGGCCGTTGACATCAGACGGCACTTAACATCATCCGGGGTTAATGCCGGATTCTCAGCCAACATTAATGCCGCCACACCGGAAACAACGGCAGTGGCCTGAGAAGTGCCCGACATCTCGAAATAACGGCCGCCGATCTTATATTCAGGATAATCCCGGGCAATTTGTGCCTGGTTAGACATTAAACCGGCAATATGACCGCCCGGGGCGATTAAGTCCGGCTTAACAAAGCCTTCCACCGTAGGTCCCGCCGAGCTGAAATCGGCCAGCCTGTCATCGCTTAAATCATAAGGGGTATAGTTATCTGTCATGGCCCCCACGGTAATGATATAAGGCACATTGCCCGGTACGCCTACCGTCATAGGGGTAGAGCCCAAATTACCGGAAGATGCCACTACCACTATGCCTTCGCTCCAGGCTTTCATTACCGCCTGGTTAAGGGGATCTTCCCAGTATGAAGAACGCACCGGCCCGCTAAAGGACATATTCAGGACACGTAAATTAAACCTGTCTTTCTCTGCTACCGCCCAGCCTATGCCGCGGATCACATCGGCATAAGTGGCCTTGCCCTCGACATCAAAGGCTTTAATGCCCAACAAGCCAGCATCCGGCGCTATGCCATAAAGCTTGCCGTTGGCATCCCGCTCACTATTAACAGCGATACTGGCAACATGGGTACCGTGGCCGCTTTCTTCGCTGTAGTTATAGGTGGTGAACTTGTCGGTGATGGCATCATAGGCGCCGCAAAAGTCAAAACCGCAAAAACGCTGCCAGCCGTCTTTGTCTTCAATCAAACCGGAAACATACTCAAGTCCGGTATCGAGGAAGGCGACAGTCACGCCGGCGCCGTAATTGCCCTGCTGTTGTACCGGCGTCGCCGCGATCAGGTCATTGATCACAGCCGGCGGCCTGCTTTTACGCTTGGCGCGGCCTTTGGCGCTTAATTCAACGGTATGGTTGGTGGTTACTTTGACATCAAGCTGTTGCTGCAACTGAGCCAACTGTTCTGTGGTCAGCTCAACCGCCAGCGCGTTAATTATTTTTAACTCGTGGCTTGGGGTCACATTCAGCGCAGCGACCTTTTCTTTTAATAAATCATATTGCTGGGCACTGATAATATAGGACTGAGTTTGCTTTTGCGCATCAGTAAAATCAGGCTTTGCCAATAGCCAAGATGAAATGCTAATAACTGTTAACAATGAGAGTGTAGTAAATATTTTTTTCTTTGATGCGATCAACATTATTTATCCCCTTCTATCGTCCTTTAATTATTAAAATCTTTAAAACATCCTGACTAGTCAGATTATTTTCAGTTTTAAAATAAAAAATCCAGCCCAATCCTTGGGCTGGATTAAAAGTACCGGTAGGCATTATGCTTAAGGTACTTTATTCGTGAAGAGCAGTTCATTGAATATTGACGAAATTTACTTTTTTATTGTTATCAATTTTCAGCCATATTCACTTTTTATCCCTGCTCGCGTATTACTGTTGTTAACATTTTTGTTCAATGTTACCTCAGTCCCCAAGGTTTTCTTTATCTGTTTATACACTTACTTCAAAGATCCATCTAATTACATATAAAAGATAGTCAAACAATTCAGCCTGTTATCAAGTGAATTATTAACAACACTATAATTAGCTTGCAGTGATACTAGCATCTGCCGGATTCTACTCTAGCAAAAAAACGACAGCTTTTCATACATAAGCGACAACAAAGATAAAACACTTTATTTACAATAAGTTGAACAGGATAGTTTTGAATTGATTGTTAACGGCGAATAAAAAATGTGCGTTTACCCAGGTCAGCTGACCCGGACTTTGCCGCCGATAATTTTCAGTGCCGGGGTACCGCGAATAAGACAATCACGGGCGAAAATCTGCTGGCAGCCGGGGCATTGACCTTCAATTTGGGTAAAATCTTTTGCGATACGCTCCTTAAAACATTTCACTAAAGCCCCCTTACCTCCTTTACGGTAATAGAAGAGTTTGGCCGTACAGCGGCTACAAGTAACAGTCACCCGGGTCACCGGGCCTTTTTTATTGGGTTTTGCCATATTCGTTACTCAAAAGGTTTAACGGCAACCAGACGGGCGATGGCCTGCTCTGTGCTCCCCGCTTCCACTACGCCTTCAAAGTGATGTCGGATATGCCAGCCGGCAAAACAGGCCGGCAGCTCTCCCGGCTCCAGCAAAAAATCGGGATTTTTAGGACGGCCAAATTCTGCCTGCGCCCGGGTAAAGGTTTCATAAATCACCATACCGCCGGGGGCTATGGCCTGTTTGATCTGAGGCATTAACGGCCGGTGTAAATAGCGAAAAACCGTTACGGCAGAAAA
This genomic window from Thalassomonas viridans contains:
- a CDS encoding S8 family peptidase — translated: MAKPDFTDAQKQTQSYIISAQQYDLLKEKVAALNVTPSHELKIINALAVELTTEQLAQLQQQLDVKVTTNHTVELSAKGRAKRKSRPPAVINDLIAATPVQQQGNYGAGVTVAFLDTGLEYVSGLIEDKDGWQRFCGFDFCGAYDAITDKFTTYNYSEESGHGTHVASIAVNSERDANGKLYGIAPDAGLLGIKAFDVEGKATYADVIRGIGWAVAEKDRFNLRVLNMSFSGPVRSSYWEDPLNQAVMKAWSEGIVVVASSGNLGSTPMTVGVPGNVPYIITVGAMTDNYTPYDLSDDRLADFSSAGPTVEGFVKPDLIAPGGHIAGLMSNQAQIARDYPEYKIGGRYFEMSGTSQATAVVSGVAALMLAENPALTPDDVKCRLMSTAQAAVNSDGSLAYSVFQQGAGLIQALDAVNSTASGCANQGMDVALDAAGMQHYQGPASVDADKNFTIEGQANDYAQFTDEAVIADKQVNWQGDVATDIVIWKTSLVEMADNNYSMLGINMPVQDKSPLQSFFETDIVIWKTSVETDIVIWKTSLDFDASETISVNNWVEQQ